One Gossypium raimondii isolate GPD5lz chromosome 3, ASM2569854v1, whole genome shotgun sequence genomic window carries:
- the LOC105797026 gene encoding peroxidase 12: protein MQRQGRKRNTKNLSMAKVTNFFVALLLISSLLLAPYLSISEAADNSVPIVSGLSWTFYKTSCTKLESIIRTQLKKVFDNDIGQAAGLLRLHFHDCFVQGCDGSVLLDGSASGPGEQQAPPNLSLRAKAFEIINDLRNRVEKACGRVVSCSDIVALAARDSVYLSGGPDYGIPLGRRDGLTFATVNATLQNLPPPFANATTILSMLATKNFDPTDVVALSGGHTVGISHCTSFTTRLYPTQDPTMDKTFANNLKVICPTVNSTNTTVMDIRSPNKFDNKYYVDLMNRQGLFTSDQDLYTDSRTRGIVTSFAINETLFFEKFVVSMIKMGQLSVLTGNNGEIRANCSVRNADNKSYLASVVEELPVEEAWSDL from the exons ATGCAGCGTCAAGGACGCAAAAGAAACACCAAGAATCTATCCATGGCTAAAGTTACTAACTTTTTCGTTGCTCTCCTTTTGATCTCTTCTCTTTTACTTGCTCCTTACTTATCCATCTCCGAGGCCGCCGACAACTCGGTCCCGATCGTGAGTGGCCTCTCCTGGACTTTCTACAAAACTTCATGTACAAAGCTCGAATCCATTATTAGAACTCAGCTGAAGAAGGTGTTCGACAACGACATTGGCCAAGCTGCTGGCTTGCTCCGCCTTCATTTCCATGATTGCTTTGTCCAG GGATGCGACGGATCTGTGTTGCTGGACGGATCGGCGAGCGGGCCGGGTGAGCAACAGGCTCCGCCGAACCTGAGCTTGAGGGCCAAGGCTTTCGAGATCATCAATGACCTGCGCAACCGTGTCGAGAAAGCATGTGGAAGAGTGGTCTCTTGTTCTGATATCGTCGCGCTTGCTGCTCGTGACTCCGTTTACTTG TCAGGTGGACCAGACTATGGCATACCATTGGGAAGAAGAGATGGACTGACTTTCGCCACCGTAAACGCCACATTGCAGAACCTACCACCGCCCTTCGCCAACGCCACCACCATCCTTTCCATGCTCGCCACCAAAAACTTCGACCCCACCGACGTTGTAGCTCTCTCCGGCGGGCACACCGTCGGCATCAGCCATTGCACATCTTTCACCACCAGGCTCTACCCTACCCAAGACCCTACCATGGACAAAACCTTTGCCAACAATCTCAAGGTAATATGTCCCACGGTAAATTCAACCAACACGACGGTGATGGACATAAGGAGCCCCAACAAATTCGATAATAAGTATTACGTGGACCTGATGAACCGTCAAGGGCTGTTTACCTCGGATCAAGACTTGTACACTGATAGCAGGACGAGGGGGATTGTTACTAGCTTTGCCATTAATGAGACGCTCTTCTTCGAGAAGTTTGTGGTGTCGATGATAAAGATGGGACAGCTGAGTGTGTTGACTGGTAACAATGGCGAAATTCGTGCTAATTGCTCGGTGAGGAATGCTGATAATAAGTCGTACTTGGCGTCTGTGGTGGAAGAGCTACCGGTGGAGGAAGCTTGGTCTGACCTTTAA